From Desulfobacterales bacterium:
TTTGCCATTATCGCAGCCGAGTATATTCTGGGTCTGGTGCGCAAAGGCACCCATACTTACCGTAAATTTATCAAACCGGGCGAGCTTAAAGAATGGGCCGAAACAGCAGGGCTGGCATCTGTAGACCTATGCGGCCTCCATTATAATCCCTTTCTGAGGCGATACTCTCTGGGGGGCAATACGCATGTAAATTACTTGGCGCACTTCAGAAGGGCTTAAGATGACGGTCGCGCTATTTTGCAATTCCTAAAAAAGCTTCCAACTGAATGATGCCGAAAAAGGCCAGCAGGGGCACCGGGGAAACTGCCAGGATGACGGTCAGCAAAAACCATATCCATGAGATGCGGCGACTGATCCCGCAGGCCAACGAGATGCCGCCACCCCCTCCGATTAGGTAGTTACCCGGCAAATTGAATAAAATGGCTATAGTCAAGTAGCGATACGTTGACAAAAAACACCCGAGGCGGCTTTGACAAAACTTGGGCCTGCGGGTAAGGCTGTCCAAAACGTCATCAATCTCATTAGTCGAATTGTCACAGGTTTGCGTGAGTCCCAGTTTTTGCAAACGGGATTCCAGCCATTTTTGCGGCATCAAACGGCCCATCAAGAATGCCAGATTTAACCCGGCGACAGTGGCCAAATAGACAAGAATAACGCCCTGTTCTCCAAAAACACACATCAGCAGCACACCCAGCTCTACGCCGGGCACAAAGGGCAGGCTCAACAGCAGGACATAAAGAAGTCCGCCGCCGATTAAGACACCTATACTCCAACGCCCATCCATGAATTCATAAAATTTATGGGCGATTCCTATTTCCCCTCTGAGCCAATAATCTAGCCAGATCGCCAAAAGCAGTAAGAAGGCGATAACAAAGAAAATGCGGAAGTAGAATTTCAGCCTGCTAATATTTTGCGGCAGACTGAACTTTTGGGTGCAGCTGTCTGTGTTCATCGGATCACCCCGCTTGTGGTTGGAGATTCTCGCTTGCAAATGCTGGCGGTTGCTGGGATTATTCTGCGGGCATCACCAACCCATCTGCGATGGCCAGCCAGCCTTCCGTGGTCGATGTGCGCAAGCCTTTAACTGCGCTGTTTTCCGGCGAATCATACCAGCGCTGGGCGGCTTCAGCAGTCTCAAATTCAACAATCACGATGACCGACTGCGGGCTTCCTTCCACGGGCCTGACGTTTCGATCAGCGGCTAAAATCTTGCCGCCATATTGAGCAAGCGTCAGCCCCACAGCCGGCGGATATTTTTCGAATGCTTCCGGATCATTTATTTTGTAATTGGCAATGACATATCCCGGCATACAAACCTCCTCTGGAATTGGTATAGGCGATTCATGTTGGCTATGACTAAATCTGGTTCGGAAGACTGTGTCGATTTAATGACGGAAAAGATCCAAGACAACTTTATTGCCGTCTGTACAGACGTCCCTAATTGGCCGTCATCCCTTGGGAGTCGCTCGACCGTCTACCTTTCTGGCCGCATAAAATGAGGATGCCGGTAAGGCTAAAAATATAAGGGCGCCTGCCAGCGCCAGCAGGTTCTTTAAAAAATGCGCCATCTCGTT
This genomic window contains:
- a CDS encoding DUF1330 domain-containing protein — encoded protein: MPGYVIANYKINDPEAFEKYPPAVGLTLAQYGGKILAADRNVRPVEGSPQSVIVIVEFETAEAAQRWYDSPENSAVKGLRTSTTEGWLAIADGLVMPAE